One window of Chryseobacterium sp. JJR-5R genomic DNA carries:
- the tuf gene encoding elongation factor Tu, giving the protein MAKETFNRNKPHLNIGTIGHVDHGKTTLTAAISAVLASKGLAEKKDFSAIDSAPEEKERGITINTAHIEYETEKRHYAHVDCPGHADYVKNMVTGAAQMDGAIVVCAATDGPMPQTREHILLCRQVNVPRIVVFMNKVDMVDDAELLELVEMELRDLLSTYDFDGDNSPVVQGSALGALTAATATPVNTDDQWFKSVEELMDAVDTWIEEPVRDTEKPFLMPIEDVFSITGRGTVATGRIEAGIINTGDPVDIVGMGDEKLTSTITGVEMFRKILDRGEAGDNVGLLLRGIEKTDIKRGMVIAKKDSVKPHKKLKASVYILSKEEGGRHTPFHNKYRPQFYVRTTDVTGEIFLPEGVEMVMPGDNLEITVELLQPIALNVGLRFAIREGGRTVGSGQVTEILD; this is encoded by the coding sequence ATGGCAAAGGAAACGTTTAATCGTAACAAACCACACTTGAACATTGGTACTATTGGTCACGTTGACCATGGTAAAACTACACTTACTGCAGCGATCAGTGCTGTATTAGCGAGCAAAGGTCTTGCTGAGAAAAAAGATTTCTCTGCTATTGACTCTGCTCCGGAAGAAAAAGAAAGAGGGATTACTATCAATACAGCTCACATCGAGTACGAAACTGAAAAAAGACACTATGCTCACGTTGACTGTCCAGGTCACGCGGATTATGTTAAGAACATGGTAACAGGTGCTGCTCAGATGGACGGTGCTATCGTTGTGTGTGCTGCTACAGACGGACCAATGCCTCAAACAAGAGAGCACATTCTACTTTGCCGTCAGGTAAACGTACCTAGAATCGTTGTTTTCATGAACAAAGTTGACATGGTGGATGATGCTGAATTATTAGAACTTGTTGAAATGGAATTGAGAGACTTATTGTCTACTTACGATTTCGACGGTGATAATTCTCCTGTAGTTCAGGGTTCTGCACTTGGTGCACTTACTGCTGCTACTGCAACTCCGGTAAATACTGATGATCAGTGGTTTAAAAGTGTTGAAGAATTGATGGATGCTGTTGATACCTGGATCGAAGAGCCGGTAAGAGATACTGAAAAGCCATTCTTAATGCCGATTGAAGACGTATTCTCTATTACAGGTAGAGGTACTGTAGCAACAGGTAGAATTGAAGCTGGTATCATCAACACAGGTGATCCTGTAGATATCGTTGGTATGGGTGATGAAAAATTAACTTCTACCATTACAGGAGTTGAGATGTTCAGAAAAATCCTAGACAGAGGTGAAGCTGGTGATAACGTAGGTCTTTTGTTAAGAGGTATTGAAAAAACCGACATCAAGAGAGGTATGGTAATCGCTAAGAAAGACTCTGTGAAGCCACACAAAAAACTGAAAGCATCAGTTTATATCCTTTCTAAAGAAGAAGGTGGACGTCACACTCCGTTCCACAACAAATACCGTCCTCAGTTCTATGTAAGAACTACTGACGTTACAGGTGAAATCTTCTTACCGGAAGGTGTAGAAATGGTAATGCCTGGTGATAACTTAGAGATCACTGTAGAATTGTTACAGCCAATCGCTCTTAACGTAGGTCTTAGATTTGCGATCAGAGAAGGAGGTAGAACAGTTGGTTCAGGTCAGGTTACTGAAATCTTAGATTAA
- the rplJ gene encoding 50S ribosomal protein L10 has translation MTKDQKVVAIQEIKDLLQDAKVVYVADLDGLNAAKSSDFRRQAFKQNIKVKVVKNTLLQKAMEQIEGVDYSEMFETFKGNSALMIAETANAPAKLIKDFRKKEEKPALKSAFVQETFYVGDNNLDALVSIKSREEMIGEIIGLLQSPIQRVVSALQNKSESAEANAEEAAPAEEEKTADAPEASAESTEETPAAE, from the coding sequence ATGACAAAAGACCAAAAAGTTGTAGCAATACAAGAGATCAAAGATTTGCTTCAGGATGCTAAAGTAGTTTATGTAGCTGATCTTGACGGTTTGAACGCTGCTAAATCTTCAGATTTCAGAAGACAGGCTTTCAAGCAGAATATTAAAGTAAAAGTAGTGAAAAACACACTTTTACAAAAAGCAATGGAGCAGATTGAAGGTGTGGATTACTCTGAAATGTTTGAAACATTTAAAGGAAACTCTGCTTTGATGATTGCTGAAACGGCAAACGCGCCTGCAAAATTAATCAAAGACTTCAGAAAGAAAGAAGAAAAGCCGGCATTGAAGTCTGCTTTTGTACAGGAAACATTCTATGTTGGTGACAACAACCTTGATGCTTTAGTAAGCATTAAGTCAAGAGAAGAAATGATCGGTGAAATCATCGGATTGCTTCAGTCTCCAATCCAGAGAGTGGTTTCTGCTCTTCAGAATAAATCTGAATCTGCAGAAGCAAACGCTGAAGAAGCGGCTCCTGCTGAAGAAGAAAAAACTGCTGACGCTCCTGAAGCATCCGCAGAAAGCACCGAAGAAACTCCGGCTGCTGAATAA
- the secE gene encoding preprotein translocase subunit SecE yields the protein MSSLIDFLKGSYNEFRHKVEWPKWSDLQSSTIVVTVATVILALFTFGVDELFSKAISNIIGMLINVFN from the coding sequence ATGAGTTCATTAATCGATTTTTTAAAAGGTTCTTATAACGAATTCAGACATAAAGTTGAATGGCCGAAATGGTCTGATCTGCAGTCTTCTACTATTGTAGTGACGGTTGCAACAGTAATTCTGGCATTATTTACTTTTGGGGTTGATGAATTGTTTTCCAAAGCAATCAGCAACATCATAGGAATGCTTATCAACGTATTCAATTAA
- the rplK gene encoding 50S ribosomal protein L11, giving the protein MAKKVFKMVKLQVKGGAANPSPPVGPALGSAGVNIMEFCKQFNGRTQDKPGQVLPVVITVYEDKSFEFVIKTPPAAIQLMDAAKIKGGSGEPNRNKVGAVSWAQVQKIAEDKMGDLNCFTMDSAISMVAGTARSMGLRVTGTKPANA; this is encoded by the coding sequence ATGGCTAAAAAAGTCTTTAAAATGGTAAAACTTCAGGTGAAAGGTGGCGCAGCTAACCCTTCTCCACCAGTAGGCCCGGCATTGGGTTCTGCAGGTGTGAACATCATGGAGTTTTGTAAGCAATTTAACGGGAGAACCCAAGATAAGCCAGGGCAAGTTTTACCTGTAGTAATTACAGTGTACGAAGACAAATCTTTTGAATTCGTAATTAAAACTCCACCTGCAGCGATCCAGTTGATGGATGCAGCTAAAATCAAGGGAGGTTCCGGTGAACCGAACAGAAACAAAGTAGGTGCTGTATCTTGGGCTCAGGTTCAGAAAATCGCTGAAGATAAAATGGGCGACCTTAACTGCTTCACAATGGATTCAGCTATTTCTATGGTGGCAGGTACTGCAAGATCTATGGGATTGAGAGTAACAGGAACTAAACCAGCTAACGCTTAA
- the rplA gene encoding 50S ribosomal protein L1, whose product MAKLTKKQKEALSKVEKGRIYNLEEGSALVKEVNTAKFDASVDIAVRLGVDPRKANQMVRGVVSLPHGTGKDIKVLALVTPDKEAEAKEAGADYVGLDEYLQKIKEGWTDVDVIVTMPAVMGKLGPLGRVLGPRGLMPNPKSGTVTMEIGKAVTEVKAGKIDFKVDKYGIIHAGIGKVSFDAAKIRENAQELISTLIKMKPTAAKGTYVKSIYLSSTMSPGIAIDTKAVN is encoded by the coding sequence ATGGCAAAATTGACTAAAAAGCAGAAAGAAGCTTTAAGCAAAGTAGAAAAAGGAAGAATCTATAACCTTGAGGAAGGTTCAGCTCTTGTAAAAGAAGTGAACACGGCAAAGTTTGATGCTTCCGTAGATATCGCTGTACGTTTAGGTGTAGACCCTAGAAAAGCTAACCAGATGGTAAGAGGTGTAGTATCTCTTCCTCACGGTACCGGTAAAGACATCAAAGTTCTGGCTTTGGTAACTCCGGATAAAGAAGCAGAGGCTAAAGAAGCGGGTGCTGACTATGTAGGTCTTGACGAATATTTACAGAAAATAAAAGAAGGCTGGACAGATGTTGACGTTATTGTTACCATGCCGGCTGTTATGGGTAAATTAGGACCTTTGGGTAGGGTTTTAGGACCAAGAGGTTTGATGCCTAACCCGAAATCAGGTACGGTAACGATGGAAATCGGTAAAGCGGTAACTGAAGTAAAAGCAGGTAAAATTGACTTCAAAGTAGACAAATACGGTATTATCCACGCAGGTATCGGTAAAGTATCTTTTGATGCTGCCAAAATCAGGGAAAATGCTCAGGAATTAATTTCTACATTGATTAAAATGAAACCGACTGCTGCCAAAGGTACTTATGTGAAGAGCATTTATCTGTCTTCTACCATGAGCCCGGGTATTGCAATCGATACTAAAGCTGTTAACTAA
- a CDS encoding DUF4394 domain-containing protein, protein MRKLLHICSVLFSAAVLFSCDDSDDMMSMENEVKGPDLMVYGITAGNELVSFNSNNPKAFISKTAVSGVASGEKLLSIDFRPATGELYALSNASKLYVINTSNASARTVNTTAFAPAVSGTIASIDFNPTVDRIRLVSNTGQNLRLNPETGAVAAMDSNINGGGSPTITGVAYTNSRSGASSTVLYDIDAASGKLFKQDPPNAGTLVEVGSLGTTFTGQAAFDIKYDNSAALVAVNNKLHMIDLNNGKATNIGMLQQTVIDLAIPTEPVAYAVDNSNNLQIFNPNNPMPVSKSIAGLQTGENILGIDFRPANGQLYALGSSSRMYTINLGTGAATAVGTSSLSTLLVGADFGFDFNPTVDKIRVVSNTGQNLRLDPVTGAVTPDGAINPLGATLSAAAYTNNMAGATSTTLFVIDHNTDKLYQQTPPNNGTLVETGSLGVNISNSNGFDIGSMSQKAYLMATVGTSTKIYSINTTTGAATSVADFPNAVKAFALGLGF, encoded by the coding sequence ATGAGAAAACTATTACACATTTGCTCGGTACTGTTCAGCGCGGCCGTTTTATTTTCCTGTGATGATTCTGATGACATGATGTCTATGGAAAATGAAGTTAAAGGCCCGGACCTTATGGTATACGGGATCACAGCCGGTAATGAACTGGTATCTTTCAATTCCAATAATCCCAAGGCGTTCATTTCTAAAACAGCAGTTTCAGGCGTGGCTTCAGGAGAAAAATTATTAAGTATTGATTTCAGGCCCGCCACCGGAGAACTTTACGCACTTTCCAATGCCAGCAAGCTTTATGTCATCAATACCTCCAATGCATCTGCCAGAACGGTAAACACCACTGCATTTGCACCGGCGGTTTCAGGAACCATCGCTTCCATAGATTTCAACCCTACGGTTGACAGGATCCGGCTGGTAAGCAATACAGGGCAGAACCTGAGATTAAATCCTGAAACGGGAGCCGTAGCTGCTATGGATTCCAACATCAACGGAGGTGGAAGCCCTACCATTACCGGAGTAGCGTATACCAACAGCAGATCCGGAGCTTCTTCTACCGTTTTATATGACATTGATGCCGCTTCAGGTAAGCTGTTCAAGCAGGATCCGCCCAATGCAGGGACACTGGTAGAGGTAGGAAGCCTGGGTACTACTTTTACAGGGCAGGCAGCTTTCGATATCAAATATGACAACAGCGCAGCACTGGTAGCGGTAAACAATAAACTGCATATGATTGACCTTAACAACGGAAAAGCGACCAATATCGGGATGCTTCAGCAGACAGTTATTGATCTTGCCATTCCTACGGAACCGGTAGCATATGCGGTAGACAATTCCAACAACCTTCAGATTTTCAATCCCAATAATCCGATGCCGGTTTCAAAATCCATTGCCGGATTACAGACCGGTGAAAATATTTTAGGTATAGACTTCCGTCCTGCAAACGGTCAGCTGTATGCACTGGGAAGCTCCAGCAGGATGTATACCATTAACCTGGGAACAGGGGCTGCAACAGCAGTCGGTACCTCATCGTTATCCACTTTACTAGTGGGAGCGGATTTCGGATTTGATTTCAATCCTACGGTTGATAAAATACGGGTAGTAAGCAATACAGGGCAAAACCTCCGCCTTGATCCGGTAACCGGAGCGGTTACGCCAGATGGCGCCATCAATCCTTTGGGAGCTACGTTAAGCGCTGCAGCCTACACCAATAATATGGCCGGAGCGACTTCAACTACTTTATTTGTTATCGATCATAATACAGATAAACTTTATCAGCAGACGCCTCCGAATAACGGGACACTGGTAGAAACAGGTTCACTGGGAGTCAATATTTCCAATTCCAACGGGTTTGATATCGGAAGCATGAGCCAGAAAGCGTACCTGATGGCTACTGTAGGAACCTCAACAAAAATCTACAGCATTAATACCACTACCGGAGCCGCTACTTCCGTAGCAGATTTCCCGAATGCGGTAAAAGCTTTTGCTTTAGGACTAGGATTCTAA
- a CDS encoding polysaccharide deacetylase family protein, with amino-acid sequence MLKLFLKKINSLLGSSAKFPLSYVIPVYHCVSDEYLPHIKHIINYKNTKDFENDLDDMLKKFEFVTWDFFKDHYNRPAQKPYALLTFDDGLYEFKEFVMPILLKKGIYAVNFINPAFTDNSDMMFRLKASLIIEKMTDKKYTIPEPVLSRLSQKDHNKNKAISSIHAIRYENRYQLEHLGEMMDLDFEKYRTGRKIYMDADDLKAAQGKGFGIASHSWDHPYFAHLPLNEQLHNIRKSLSYIKENGLLEECFAFPFTDFGLTKELFVKLFAENESLRLTFGTAGVKTDGFEKNLQRIPMENGLSAKREIQFETNYFQLKKIFNKNTIIR; translated from the coding sequence ATGTTAAAATTATTTTTAAAAAAAATAAATTCATTACTCGGCTCCTCTGCAAAATTCCCTCTTTCCTATGTAATTCCGGTTTATCACTGTGTTTCTGACGAATACCTGCCTCACATCAAACACATTATCAATTATAAAAACACAAAAGATTTTGAAAATGATCTTGATGATATGCTTAAGAAATTTGAATTCGTAACGTGGGATTTTTTCAAGGACCATTATAACAGGCCTGCCCAAAAGCCTTACGCACTCCTTACGTTTGATGACGGGCTTTATGAATTTAAAGAGTTCGTTATGCCGATTCTTTTAAAGAAAGGGATTTACGCCGTTAATTTTATCAATCCGGCTTTTACAGACAATTCAGACATGATGTTCCGGTTGAAAGCCAGCCTGATTATAGAAAAAATGACGGATAAAAAGTACACCATCCCGGAACCGGTTCTCAGCAGGCTAAGCCAGAAAGATCATAATAAAAACAAAGCCATCAGCAGTATACATGCCATTCGCTACGAAAACAGGTATCAGTTAGAACATTTGGGAGAGATGATGGATCTGGATTTTGAAAAATACAGGACAGGCAGAAAGATCTACATGGATGCTGATGATTTAAAAGCTGCGCAGGGAAAGGGATTTGGCATTGCCTCGCACAGCTGGGACCATCCTTATTTTGCTCACCTTCCGCTGAATGAACAACTGCATAATATCCGGAAATCATTAAGCTACATCAAAGAAAACGGGCTTCTGGAAGAATGCTTTGCCTTTCCGTTTACGGACTTCGGGCTTACAAAGGAGCTGTTTGTTAAATTATTTGCTGAGAATGAATCTCTACGGCTGACCTTCGGTACGGCAGGCGTAAAGACTGACGGCTTTGAAAAGAATCTTCAGCGTATTCCCATGGAAAACGGCCTGTCTGCCAAACGGGAAATACAATTTGAAACCAACTACTTTCAGTTAAAAAAAATATTCAATAAAAACACAATCATTAGATGA
- the nusG gene encoding transcription termination/antitermination protein NusG, protein MSELKWYVLKAISGQENKVKNYIETEIKRLGFEQYVTQVVIPMEKVIQIRNGKKVPKERPYYPGYLMIEADLMGEIPHAIKNIPGVISFLSLTKGGDPVPMRKSEVNRMLGRMDELSEFASDVEIPYIVGENVKVIDGPFNGFNGTVEKILEDKKKIEVSVLIFGRKTPMELSYMQVEKV, encoded by the coding sequence ATGAGCGAATTGAAATGGTATGTGCTGAAAGCAATCAGCGGACAGGAAAATAAAGTGAAAAACTATATTGAGACAGAAATCAAGCGTTTAGGGTTTGAGCAGTATGTTACTCAGGTAGTTATTCCTATGGAAAAGGTAATTCAGATCAGGAATGGCAAAAAAGTTCCTAAAGAAAGGCCTTACTACCCTGGATACCTAATGATAGAAGCAGATTTGATGGGAGAAATTCCTCACGCAATCAAAAATATTCCCGGTGTTATTTCTTTCCTGAGCTTAACCAAAGGAGGAGATCCTGTCCCGATGAGAAAATCTGAAGTTAACAGGATGTTGGGAAGGATGGATGAGCTTTCAGAATTTGCCAGCGATGTTGAAATCCCGTATATCGTGGGTGAGAATGTTAAGGTAATTGACGGGCCGTTCAACGGATTCAACGGAACAGTGGAAAAAATCCTTGAGGACAAAAAGAAAATCGAGGTTTCGGTTCTTATCTTCGGAAGAAAGACGCCAATGGAACTCAGCTATATGCAGGTAGAAAAAGTGTAA
- a CDS encoding GNAT family N-acetyltransferase, giving the protein MISLQTYNKSQLKELVISERFRQFPFCPISVHRAQSHISNPAAGDEDTLLILAFEQQDLAGYIGILPDMINKAQQTVKTGWLSTIFVHPGYRGKKIAQQLLQKACDEYLGHIIITEFTPEAGNMYMKSNLFIPKESLQGRAYYFRSDLHKILPVKNKKWSNFKPALKILDDGINAYVKIMHRTSSHAFQKFEIIKSLDEESAIFISTNQTYNSFNRNTAEISWITGYPWILNRQPYEPADYQFSAFDKKFEYVFIKIYTGAVLSTVLMLSVRNGTAKLYFAFGSKGKDAGVSAQILDAYIRKENISILISFDQEVNKHLDKIRTLYKKDRQRHFLMHKNLDQVLGNNFGFNVAAGDGDAVFT; this is encoded by the coding sequence ATGATTTCACTGCAAACCTATAATAAATCTCAATTAAAAGAACTGGTCATTTCCGAGCGGTTCCGCCAGTTTCCTTTCTGCCCTATATCGGTTCACAGGGCACAGTCCCATATCAGCAACCCAGCTGCCGGTGATGAGGATACTCTGCTGATCCTTGCTTTTGAGCAGCAGGATTTAGCAGGATACATCGGTATCTTACCTGATATGATTAACAAAGCACAACAAACAGTCAAGACCGGATGGCTGAGTACGATTTTTGTGCATCCTGGTTACCGCGGGAAAAAAATTGCCCAACAACTCCTGCAAAAAGCCTGTGATGAGTATCTGGGCCATATTATTATTACCGAATTTACCCCTGAAGCCGGAAACATGTATATGAAAAGCAATCTTTTCATTCCTAAGGAGTCATTACAGGGGCGGGCCTATTATTTTCGATCTGATCTTCATAAAATACTTCCTGTAAAAAATAAAAAATGGAGCAATTTTAAGCCGGCCCTGAAAATACTGGATGATGGAATTAATGCATACGTAAAGATCATGCACAGAACCAGTAGCCATGCCTTTCAGAAGTTTGAAATCATAAAGAGCCTGGATGAAGAATCTGCAATATTTATCAGCACAAACCAGACATACAACAGCTTTAACAGGAATACCGCAGAAATCAGCTGGATTACCGGTTATCCCTGGATACTGAACAGACAGCCATATGAGCCTGCCGACTATCAGTTTTCGGCATTCGATAAAAAGTTTGAATACGTATTTATTAAAATTTACACAGGTGCTGTGCTCAGTACTGTATTGATGCTTTCCGTACGCAACGGTACGGCCAAACTTTATTTTGCTTTCGGCAGTAAAGGTAAAGATGCCGGTGTAAGTGCACAGATTTTAGATGCATACATCAGAAAGGAAAACATTTCAATCCTGATCAGCTTTGATCAGGAAGTCAATAAGCATCTGGATAAGATCCGTACTTTATATAAAAAAGACCGACAGAGGCATTTCCTGATGCATAAAAACCTTGACCAGGTCTTGGGAAATAATTTTGGGTTCAATGTTGCTGCCGGAGACGGAGATGCAGTTTTCACATAA
- a CDS encoding zinc-dependent metalloprotease, producing the protein MMKNLFFLILLTVAFTGIKAQKENPFDVACAMQKDTKATEIENSVKNSMQTLNMNCGNTSPYYNQNYHDNPLYIPSVNDNVIYIKLNFIFPTKPDGTGNFEQNNPEHISFLNSMVDLINYRLGNLGNPVSGCENSSQQIADTKIRVIVNKIWKVDPAWDFLITGFNPAANDPYDNNSVLIPGSTYYYSYYDNDPSIPPGINITFSNNGQIYSQHQVGNYSQSPIGWAASEFPSYNQFNDKLRQFWPDIYNGFLQRKNYAVGNPVFGSPTWETVKEWYYSDIGARAMVHELGHNLGLYHHDCGSNIMSYSSGNHDYLSSEDISLMFQNASITNARQYFTEDSFKTTNINVNSNQLWDIDFRNYSNVKIDNNSSLKTTCKLIMAPESRVVVKSGSSFIIEGAEVSSANNASWKGIKVEGTGYCLILPDTKIDNGYFYVYADNTVLPNLKSTEKEMTIPASKAVDNNPAASDAFRIFPNPTGDFINIQTHDEITSVSVYNASGQKIITVGQNNKRIDVQSIPAGMYLLEVKTRTRTITEKFIKK; encoded by the coding sequence ATGATGAAGAATCTATTTTTCCTCATACTTTTGACAGTTGCTTTTACCGGCATAAAAGCACAGAAGGAAAATCCTTTTGACGTTGCCTGTGCAATGCAGAAAGACACGAAGGCAACGGAAATTGAAAACTCCGTGAAAAACAGCATGCAGACTTTGAATATGAACTGCGGCAATACTTCGCCGTATTATAATCAAAATTATCATGATAACCCATTATATATTCCATCGGTAAACGATAATGTCATATATATAAAATTAAATTTTATTTTCCCTACTAAACCGGACGGTACAGGGAATTTTGAACAGAATAATCCTGAGCATATATCTTTTCTCAACAGTATGGTTGATCTGATCAACTATCGTCTGGGAAACCTCGGGAATCCGGTAAGCGGATGTGAAAATTCTTCTCAGCAGATAGCTGATACGAAAATCAGGGTTATTGTGAATAAAATCTGGAAGGTAGATCCTGCATGGGATTTTTTAATCACCGGTTTTAATCCTGCTGCTAATGATCCTTATGATAATAACAGTGTTTTAATTCCGGGTTCTACCTATTATTATTCTTATTATGATAACGACCCAAGCATTCCTCCGGGAATTAACATCACTTTTTCTAATAACGGACAGATCTATTCTCAGCATCAGGTAGGGAATTATAGCCAGTCCCCTATTGGATGGGCTGCTTCTGAATTTCCTTCTTATAATCAGTTCAATGATAAATTAAGACAGTTCTGGCCTGATATTTATAATGGTTTCCTTCAAAGAAAAAATTATGCTGTCGGTAATCCGGTTTTCGGCAGTCCTACCTGGGAAACTGTCAAAGAATGGTACTATTCGGATATTGGAGCAAGGGCAATGGTACATGAACTAGGCCATAATTTAGGTTTATACCATCATGACTGTGGATCAAATATCATGAGCTATTCTTCCGGAAATCATGATTATCTGAGTAGTGAAGACATTTCATTGATGTTTCAGAATGCATCAATAACAAATGCAAGGCAGTATTTCACAGAAGACTCCTTTAAAACGACCAATATCAATGTAAACTCCAATCAGCTTTGGGATATTGATTTCAGGAACTATTCCAATGTTAAGATTGATAACAATTCCAGCCTGAAAACAACGTGTAAACTGATCATGGCACCTGAAAGCAGGGTAGTGGTGAAAAGCGGGAGCAGCTTTATCATTGAAGGCGCAGAGGTGAGTTCTGCCAACAATGCCAGCTGGAAAGGAATCAAAGTGGAAGGAACCGGCTATTGCCTGATTTTACCGGATACGAAGATTGATAACGGGTATTTTTATGTATATGCGGATAATACCGTCTTGCCAAACCTGAAAAGTACAGAAAAGGAAATGACGATACCTGCTTCAAAAGCCGTAGACAATAATCCGGCAGCTTCCGATGCATTCAGGATTTTCCCTAACCCGACCGGGGATTTTATCAATATACAGACCCATGATGAAATAACCTCAGTATCGGTATATAACGCATCCGGACAGAAGATCATAACCGTTGGACAGAATAACAAAAGGATTGATGTTCAGTCCATCCCGGCCGGAATGTATCTGCTGGAAGTAAAAACCAGGACGAGAACGATAACTGAGAAGTTTATTAAAAAATAA